Genomic window (Corynebacterium simulans):
TTCTCCTACTTCACTGACTGGGAGCAGGAGCCAAACGGTAAATACCTGCAGGGCCCGCAGAAGTGGGAGACCTTCCTGACCAAGGAGCTGCCAGGACCAATCGAGCAGCGCCTCAGCGCTTCCGACAAGCGTGCAGTGGCTGGTATGTCGATGTCCGCTACTTCTTCCCTGCTGTTCGCAGAGCACAATCCAGGCTTCTACGACGCAGCCGGCTCCTACGCGGGCTGTGCCGCAACCTCCTCCCAGATCCCTTATGAGTTCCTGCGCCTGACCGTCAACCGTGGCGGCGGCCAGCCAGAGCAGATGTGGGGCCCAATGGGCAGCGACTACAACCGCCACAATGACGCCCTTCTGAATTCCCACAAACTGAAGGGCACCACTCTGTACGTCTCGTCTGCCTCCGGCCTGGCTGGCAAGACCGATATGCCTTCTTACTACACCGCACAGGGCATGAACCCGGCCGCCGCATTCGTCGGATCCGCACAGCTCCAGGTCGAGGGCGGCATCATCGAGGCTGCGGTTAACAGCTGCACCCACAACCTGAAGGCCAAGCTGGACCAGCAGAACATCCCGGCTACCTTCAACTTCCGCAATACCGGCACCCACTCTTGGCCGGGCTGGCGCGAGGACATCGAGAAGTCCTGGCCCGTATTTGCATCGGCTCTCGGCGTATAGGCCTATAAGGCCTCAACGCGAATAGGGTTTCATCCTTAAAGGGCGGTAGGATCGCAGCATTATGAAGCTGCTTTCCACCGCCCTTTCGCATATCGCATCCACCGCCGGTCAATTATCTGAACAGCGCGATAGCTACACAGGTGTCGCGTTCAACTTAGGCTATGAGGTCACCCATTATGACCTGGACCTTACCTACCGCGTTGAGCCCAACCTTTTGCAAGGTGAAGCGGTGCTGCATATCCGGGTGCTAGACGGCGTCGACAAGCTCACGCTCGATCTCGGCGGCGCCATGGTAGCCCGCCGCATCACCGCCAAGGGCGCACCGCGGGTGGCGAAATTCCGCCAGTCCGTGGGCAAGCTGCGCCTGATTTTCGCGGATACCATCGCAGCTGGAACCGAGTTCGAGCTACACATCCGCTACGGCGGCTCCCCACGCCCCATCCGCACCCCGTGGGGCGAACTCGGCTGGGAGGAAACCGAATCCGGCTCTCTAGTAGCTAGCCAGCCCAACGGTGCCCCGAGCTGGTTCCCATGCGACGATACCCCGAGCGAGAAGACCACCTTTGACATCAAGATCACCGCAGATAATCCGTTCCGCGTGATTTCGAATGGAAAGCTGGTTTCCCGCAAATCCGCCAGCGGTTCGATGACGTGCTGGCATTACCGCACCGAGCACCCCACGGCTACTTACCTGGTTACGGTTCAGGTAGGCGAGTTTAGCGAGGTCAGGCTTGGCGACGACGTGCGCGCCTGGGTTCCGCCAGCACTCAAGATGCCTGTCCAAGTGGTCTTTGCCCAGCAGCAGGAGATGCTGGACTTCTTCTCTTCCTGCTTCGGCGCCTATCCGTTTGACGAATATCAGGTTGTCATCACCGAGGACGAGCTGGAAATCCCGCTGGAAGCCCAGGGCCTTTCGATTTTCGGCTCCAACCATGTCTCGCCTACCTTCGAGCGTCTCATCGCTCACGAGCTTTCCCACCAGTGGTTTGGCAATGCGGTAGGCCTTAGCGAGTGGAAGGATATTTGGCTCAACGAGGGTTTTGCCTGCTACTGCGAGTGGTTGTGGATGGAGCACGCGCATGGCCGGGCGGTGCATGAATCTGCGCGTTCGCACTACAACGTGCTCGCTCGCAAGGCGCAGGATGTGATACTGGCAGATCCGGGCACTCAAGACATGTTCGATGATCGCGTGTATAAACGCGGCGCGCTCACGGTACATGCGGTACGCGTACTGCTTGGCGACGCCGCCTTTTTCGACGCCGTGCGCTCCTACCTGGCAGAAGGCCGCCACGGCGTGGTTACGCCGGAAGACCTGCTTTCGAAGCTGCGCGAGCGCGCGGAAGATACGGCCGCGCTCGATGGCCTGCTGGAGCAGTGGCTGGAACAAGAACAATTGCCGCACTTCCCGGCTTAAGCACCACCCCCCAAACTTTCGAACTTATTTTCCAATTTACCCTTGACAGGTCGTTGCATGTGGATAAAATAGAACATGTAATCGAAACGCCGAGGGGGGTGGGGCGCCATGCAAGACAAACACGAAGCGATTATCTCCACAGTCAACGAAATTGCCACATCGCTAACAGAACTGCGGGAACTTATGAAAGAACCCGCAGACCTCTACTTCGGCCGTTTGCATCCTGCTTTCGAGCACCTCGAGAACGCAATGGGAAAGAAGACCACCATCGATGCCGCCTTTGCCTTCCTTGCTGCCCGAGATGACGCTGGCCGTACAGTCGGCTCCAGCAAGCCGGAAGACTATCTCACCGCACGTTTGGGCCTGACCTATCCGGAGGCACAGGCGCGCATAAAGACCGGGCAATCGCTCTTTGCCCCGCTTTCGGAGGAAGCGGCCGCAGATGCGCCAGCTTCTGCCCATCCAAGCGCGACGGGCAGTGACAGCGAAACGGCAGAACAAAAGCGTGAGGACGCCACCCGTGAACGCGCCCGTCGGGAGCGGGAAGCCGCAGAAAAGCGCCGCCGGCAAATGCTTGAAGAAGAAGCCGCACACGCGCGCACTATCGCACTCATCGAACAGGAACTTGAGCACCTCACGGAGGGCGCGCTCCCTGGCCGGCAAGAGCTTAGCCAGCACGCTTTGGAGAAGTCTCGGGAGATGTCACATACAGCGCTCCGAGCCTGGCTGCGCGAGGCCATTCGTGCAGCAAACAAATCAGTCTCCGATGCAGACGCAGTCATTAAAAAGCGTCGCTTGCGCATCTCCCAGCCAGATGCTGATGGTGGCGTCTTCATCAGTGGATACGTCGATGCCGCCACGGCAGCAATGCTAAAAGCCGCATTTGCCCCAGCTCGCCATCAGGGAGGGCCAAATCTTCCGGCAGAGGAAGATTCCCGCACATACTCCCAAAGAATGGCAGACCAGCTTTCTGCCATTGTCCACAGCTATCTCGAATCTCATCAGCACGGCACTGGTGGTGTGGGTTCCTTGCTTATCACCACCACGCTGAACGAGTTGGAAGAGATGGATTCTTCCACCCGGTTCGCCACCAACGCTGGCGTGGAGCTCTCCCCGCTGGACCTACTACGTATTGGAGCGGCATCACACGATTTCATCGGTGTGGTTGATGATAAGAAATTCCCGCTGGAATTGGGCCGCTGCAAGCGCAGCGCAAGCCTTTATCAAAAGATAGCCTTAGCGGCCTCTGAGTTGGTATGCACCCATCCCGGCTGTGACCGCCCTTGGGTCGAATGCGATGTCCACCACCTCCATGCGTGGGCAGCAGGTGGAGCAACGGATCTCAAGAACTTAACGCTCCTCTGCAGAAGACATCATGCGGATAACAATGACCGACGTGACGGTTTCCGCAACATGGGGCATGCAGAGCGAGACCCAATAACTCGAAGAGTTGGTTATCGTCCGGCAGGGTCGGAAAGGATCCATTTCAACGACAGCCCAGCTGCACATAAAGCCCCGGCCCACAAACTCAGCGCCTAACCGCAGGATACTTGTGCCCTGCGGGCGGATTGCGCTTGCGTTTTATCGCGAGGTGAAAATAGTGAAGGTAGGTAGCCTAAAATTGTTATCCATGCGCAGAATGCTAGTTACTGGCGGCGCCGGATTCATCGGCGCCAACTTCGTCCGCTTGGTCGCTGCCACGCGCCCAGAAGTCTCCATCACGGTGCTGGACAAACTCACCTACGCGGGTAACCGAGCGAACCTCGAAGGCGTAGAGTGCCGCTTGGTTGTCGGCGATATTGCCGATGCCGCGCTGGTGGATGAACTGGTGGCGCAAAGCGACATCGTGGTGCACTTCGCAGCCGAGTCCCACAACGATAATTCGCTGCAGGATCCCTCCCCGTTCATCCAGACCAACGTCGTAGGTACTTTCACCTTGTTGGAAGCCTGCCGCAAGCACGATGTGCGTTTCCACCACGTCTCTACCGACGAGGTCTTCGGTGACCTCGAAATCGGTGCCGCTACCAAATTCACCGAAACCACCCCTTATGCGCCTTCCTCGCCGTACTCCGCGTCGAAAGCCAGCTCCGATCACTTGGTGCGCGCCTGGACGCGCAGCTTTGGGTTACGGGCAACCATCTCGAATTGCTCCAACAACTACGGCCCTTTCCAGCACGTAGAAAAGTTCATCCCGCGCCAAATCACCAACCTGTTAGACGGCCAGCCGGCCAAGCTATATGGAACGGGTGAGCAGGTCCGTGACTGGATTCACGTCGACGATCACAACAGCGCGGTCCTCACCATCCTCGATCACGGCGAAATCGGCGAGACCTACAACATCGGCGCTGACCAGAAAGACATCAATAACAAGGAGGTCATCGAGCTCATCTGCGAGATCATGGGGGCTACCAACGCTGCAGGCGGCGCGCTCTACGAGCACGTGGCTGACCGCCCCGGCCACGATCAGCGCTACGCCATGGACGCTTCCAAGCTCCGCCGCGAGCTGGGCTGGCAGCCGCACTACACTGACTTCCGCGAAGGGCTGACGCAGACCATCCAGTGGTACCGCGACAATGAGAAGTGGTGGCGCCCGGATAAAGGCGACGTCGAGAAGCATTACGCCCAGCGCGGCCACTAGGCCGGCAGCGCAAGCCCATTAAACGAAACCTAGACAAGAAGAAACGAGCACACGTGCAGGTAACCAAGACGGCCATCGAGGGCCTACTGTTCATCGAGCTTGACGTCCACGGAGACAATCGCGGCTGGTTCAAGGAGAACTGGCAGCGCGCAAAGATGGTTGACGCCGGGCTGCCCGATTTCCAGCCGGTGCAAAACAACGTCTCTTTCAACGCCGCGGCGGGCGTGACCCGCGGTCTGCATGCCGAGCCCTGGGACAAACTGGTAAGCGTGGCCCACGGCAAGGTCTTCGGCGCGTGGTGCGATCTGCGCGAAGGCTCCGAAACCTATGGTGAGCTGGTCACCCATGAAGTAGGCCCCGATACCGCCGTCTTCGTCCCGTGGGGCGTGGCCAACGGCTTCCAGGCGCTTGAGGAAACCGCGTATTCCTACTTGGTCAACGATCATTGGTCACCTGAGGCGGAGTACACCTTCGTCAATCTCGACATGGTGGAATGGCCGCTCGATCCCACCGAAATCTCCGACAAAGACCGCGCGCACCCGCAGCTAGCGGACGTCACGCCCATGGCGCCGCGCAAGGTGCTGGTCACCGGCGCCAACGGCCAGCTGGGCCGCGCGCTACGCAAGGTACTACCGAACGCGGAGTTCTGCACGCGCGAGGAATTCGACATCACCAATCCGCCGCAGCGTCCTTGGCGCCGCTACAGCGCCATCATCAACTGCGCCGCCTACAACGACGTCAACGGCGCAGAAAGCGACCGCGCCCGCGCCTGGGAAGTCAACGCGCTGGCACCTGCCAAGCTGGCGCGCATCGCCGCCGATAACAACTTGACGTTTGTGCACGTCTCCAGCGACTATATCTTCGACGGCGAAACCGAAGTGCACACCGAGGAAGAAAGCCCTAGCCCGCTGAGCCTGTATGGGGCGTCGAAGGCGGCGGGTGAGGCGTCGGCAAGCGTGGCACCTAAGCACTATGTGGTGCGCACCTCGTGGGTCTTTGGCGAGGGCAACAACTTCATCAAAACCATGGCTCAGCTGGCAAATAAGGGCATCGAGCCGAAGGTCATCAATGACCAGCGCGGCCGGCCCACCTTTGCAGAGGACCTGGCCAAGGGCATCGCGCACCTGCTGGAAACCCAGGCGCCTTATGGCATCTACAACCTCTCCTCCGGGGGCGATACCGTGGGCCGCGATGAACTCGCCATGGCCACGTTCATCGGCATGGGGCACGACCCCGCCGAGGTCCACTCGGTCAGCACCGCGGAGTACGGCGTCGAGCCTGCCCGCCGGCCCAGCGAATCTACGCTGGATCTTTCCAAGATTGAGGCCACCGGCTTTAGCCCGATGAATTGGCGCGCCGCGCTAGCGCTCTACCTTGCGCTTTATCCTTTGGATTAGGCTTTCAATCATGAAAGGCATCATCCTCGCGGGCGGTTCAGGCACACGCCTCTACCCCATCACCAAGGGCATCTCGAAGCAGCTCATGCCGATCTATGACAAACCCATGGTCTATTACCCGCTCAGCACCCTGATTCAGGCGGGGATTCGGGAGATCCTCATCATCACAACCCCCGATGATTCGGCGTCTTTTGAGCGCCTGCTTGGCGACGGCTCCCAACTAGGCCTCATGCTTTCCTACGCAGTGCAGCCACGTCCAGAGGGCCTAGCGCAGGCCTTCCTCATTGCGGAGGATTTCATCGGCGATGACTCCGTGGCCTTGGTACTGGGCGATAACATCTTCGAAGGCCACGGCTTTGCCACCGCCTTGGGCCAGTGCCGCGACCCCGAAGGCGGAATCATCTTCGCCTACGAGGTCTCCGATCCGCAGCGCTATGGCGTGGTGGAATTCGACGCGGCAGGCAACGCGCTGTCCATCGAAGAAAAACCAGCCCAACCCAAGTCCAATCATGCCGTGGTTGGTTTGTATTTCTACGATAACTCAGTAGTCGACATTGCCAAGGGCATCCGCCCGAGCGCCCGCGGCGAGCTGGAAATCACCGCCGTCAACGAGGAGTACCTGCGCCGCGGCAAGCTGCGGGTGCAGCGGATGCAGCGCGGCGACGTGTGGCTCGATACCGGAACGGTGGACTCGATGAGCGAGGCCTCCGCCTACGTCGAGGTGATGCAAAAGCGCACCGGCACCGTCATCGGCTCGCCGGAGGTGGCGGCCTACCGGGAAGGTTTCATCTCCCGCCCCGCCTTGGCCGCGCTGGCAGAGCCGCTGATGAAGTCCGGCTACGGCTCCTACCTGCTGGCCTCGGCGCGCGAGGATTAATCAGGCGGTTTTAGTAGCCGCGGGCGACGTATTCGTCGATGCGCGCGGCCTCTGCGCCCACGGTGGTCTCATCGCCGTGGCCCGGCAGCACGCGGGTCTCGGCGGGCAGGTTGAAGACCACGTTACGCAGGGATTCGATGATGACGTCAAAGTCGGAGTACTTGCGGCCGGTGGCACCAGGGCCGCCGTTGAAAAGCGTATCGCCGGAAAGCAGCACGCCCTCGCTCGGCAGGTGAAGCACCACGCAGCCCGGCGAGTGGCCCGGCGTATGGAAGACGGTGATGTCTTCGCCGCTGACCTGGAACTGCTGGTTATCCTCCAGCGGGTGGAACGCGGCGCCGCCGTTGGATTCTTCCCACAGCATCTGGTCATCTGGGTGGAGGTAGACTTCGGCGCCAAAGCGCTCGGCGGCCGCCGGCGCCAAGTCACAGTGATCGTTGTGCGCGTGGGTGAGCAGGATGCCCTTGACCGAACGATCGCCCACGAGCTCGGCCACCGCATCCAAGTCGTGGGAGGGGTCCACGACGTACACACCCGAAGCATCGCCTACGACGTAGACGTTATTGTCCACGTCCCACTCGCCGCCGTCTAGGCGGAACTTGCCTTTGGTTACAGCCTTGTCGATCTGCATTAGTTCTATTTCTCCTGATCTATGCGAATTCAACGACGGAGCGCAGCACCTTGCCGGACTTCATGGTGGCGAAGGAATCTTCGACCTCGTCCAAGGAGATGCGCTCGGATACGAACTTATCCAGCGGGAACTGGCCGTTGCGGTGCAATGCCACATATGCAGGGAAGTCGCGCTCTGGCAAACAGTCGCCGTACCATGCCGGCTTGATGGAACCGCCGCGGCCGTAGAGGTCGATGGCTGGGATATCGACGTGGTCGGTGAGGTTAGGCACGCCCACCATCACCATGCGGCCGGCATGGTCGCGGGAGTAGAAGGCCTGGCGCCAAGTCGGCTGGATGCCCACGGCGTCGATGGAAACGTCGGTGCCGAAGCCGCCGGTTAGCTGGCGTACGGCCTCGATGACCTCATCCTCACTCATGTCCTTAGAGTTGACGACATCGGTGGCGCCGAATTCACGCGCGGTCTCAAGCTTTGCCTCGTCGATGTCGACGGCGATGATCTTGGCCGCGCCCGCCAGCTTCGCACCGGCGATGGCTGCGGTGCCGACGCCGCCGCAACCAAAGACGGACACGGACTCGCCGAGCTGGATTTCCGCGGTATTGACGGCCGCACCCAAGCCAGCCATGATGCCGCAGCCCAAAAGTCCCGCCGCCGCCGGATCCTCTTCCGGATCCACCTTGGTGCACTGCCCCTCGTGCACGAGGGTCTTCTCCGCAAAGGAGCCGATGCCCAAGGCAGGGGTCAGTTCGGCGCCTGCGTCCTTATCATCCTCAGCCAGGTACATCTTGGCGGAGGCGTTGTGGGTATTAAAGCAGTACTTTGGCTCGCCCTTCTTGCAGGCGCGGCACTCGCCACAGACTGCGCGCCAGTTAAGGATGACGAAGTCGCCCTCGGCAACGTGGGTAACGGCGGAGCCTACGCGCTCGACGACGCCCGCGGCCTCATGGCCAAGCAGAAATGGGAAGGCGTCCTCGATATCGCCATCGCGATAAGCCAGGTCCGTGTGGCAGACTCCGCAGGCCTGCACCTTGACGATGACGTCGTTTGCGCCTGGCTCAGGGATCACGATGTTGACGGTCTCGACCGGTGCTCCCTTGGAGCGGGCAATTACGGCTTTAACAGTGTTGTTGCTCATGCGGCCCCAGCGTACACGGATTTCCAGCAAGGCCGCACTAATGAAAATTCATTTCAGCAGATATGCGAAAGCGTGCGCGGGTTACCCCAGCGCACGCCGAAAATTAGAAATTAAGAGCCAGCAATAACGTTTGCCGCATGCTCGTGGCCGCGCGCATTTACGT
Coding sequences:
- the rfbB gene encoding dTDP-glucose 4,6-dehydratase yields the protein MLVTGGAGFIGANFVRLVAATRPEVSITVLDKLTYAGNRANLEGVECRLVVGDIADAALVDELVAQSDIVVHFAAESHNDNSLQDPSPFIQTNVVGTFTLLEACRKHDVRFHHVSTDEVFGDLEIGAATKFTETTPYAPSSPYSASKASSDHLVRAWTRSFGLRATISNCSNNYGPFQHVEKFIPRQITNLLDGQPAKLYGTGEQVRDWIHVDDHNSAVLTILDHGEIGETYNIGADQKDINNKEVIELICEIMGATNAAGGALYEHVADRPGHDQRYAMDASKLRRELGWQPHYTDFREGLTQTIQWYRDNEKWWRPDKGDVEKHYAQRGH
- a CDS encoding alpha/beta hydrolase, encoding MKRISSIIAAAAIAAGALVVPSAGAATVAPATIAGDTALSTITEIDPSAVPADVAGTKWYKKYKDDGRVEKLLAHSPSMDRDIPLAVIKANDANRPTIYLLNGAGSAEQDSDWLSLSDAVDFYHEKNVNVVVPQAGAFSYFTDWEQEPNGKYLQGPQKWETFLTKELPGPIEQRLSASDKRAVAGMSMSATSSLLFAEHNPGFYDAAGSYAGCAATSSQIPYEFLRLTVNRGGGQPEQMWGPMGSDYNRHNDALLNSHKLKGTTLYVSSASGLAGKTDMPSYYTAQGMNPAAAFVGSAQLQVEGGIIEAAVNSCTHNLKAKLDQQNIPATFNFRNTGTHSWPGWREDIEKSWPVFASALGV
- a CDS encoding S-(hydroxymethyl)mycothiol dehydrogenase, which encodes MSNNTVKAVIARSKGAPVETVNIVIPEPGANDVIVKVQACGVCHTDLAYRDGDIEDAFPFLLGHEAAGVVERVGSAVTHVAEGDFVILNWRAVCGECRACKKGEPKYCFNTHNASAKMYLAEDDKDAGAELTPALGIGSFAEKTLVHEGQCTKVDPEEDPAAAGLLGCGIMAGLGAAVNTAEIQLGESVSVFGCGGVGTAAIAGAKLAGAAKIIAVDIDEAKLETAREFGATDVVNSKDMSEDEVIEAVRQLTGGFGTDVSIDAVGIQPTWRQAFYSRDHAGRMVMVGVPNLTDHVDIPAIDLYGRGGSIKPAWYGDCLPERDFPAYVALHRNGQFPLDKFVSERISLDEVEDSFATMKSGKVLRSVVEFA
- the rfbD gene encoding dTDP-4-dehydrorhamnose reductase translates to MQVTKTAIEGLLFIELDVHGDNRGWFKENWQRAKMVDAGLPDFQPVQNNVSFNAAAGVTRGLHAEPWDKLVSVAHGKVFGAWCDLREGSETYGELVTHEVGPDTAVFVPWGVANGFQALEETAYSYLVNDHWSPEAEYTFVNLDMVEWPLDPTEISDKDRAHPQLADVTPMAPRKVLVTGANGQLGRALRKVLPNAEFCTREEFDITNPPQRPWRRYSAIINCAAYNDVNGAESDRARAWEVNALAPAKLARIAADNNLTFVHVSSDYIFDGETEVHTEEESPSPLSLYGASKAAGEASASVAPKHYVVRTSWVFGEGNNFIKTMAQLANKGIEPKVINDQRGRPTFAEDLAKGIAHLLETQAPYGIYNLSSGGDTVGRDELAMATFIGMGHDPAEVHSVSTAEYGVEPARRPSESTLDLSKIEATGFSPMNWRAALALYLALYPLD
- a CDS encoding MBL fold metallo-hydrolase, yielding MQIDKAVTKGKFRLDGGEWDVDNNVYVVGDASGVYVVDPSHDLDAVAELVGDRSVKGILLTHAHNDHCDLAPAAAERFGAEVYLHPDDQMLWEESNGGAAFHPLEDNQQFQVSGEDITVFHTPGHSPGCVVLHLPSEGVLLSGDTLFNGGPGATGRKYSDFDVIIESLRNVVFNLPAETRVLPGHGDETTVGAEAARIDEYVARGY
- a CDS encoding HNH endonuclease signature motif containing protein codes for the protein MQDKHEAIISTVNEIATSLTELRELMKEPADLYFGRLHPAFEHLENAMGKKTTIDAAFAFLAARDDAGRTVGSSKPEDYLTARLGLTYPEAQARIKTGQSLFAPLSEEAAADAPASAHPSATGSDSETAEQKREDATRERARREREAAEKRRRQMLEEEAAHARTIALIEQELEHLTEGALPGRQELSQHALEKSREMSHTALRAWLREAIRAANKSVSDADAVIKKRRLRISQPDADGGVFISGYVDAATAAMLKAAFAPARHQGGPNLPAEEDSRTYSQRMADQLSAIVHSYLESHQHGTGGVGSLLITTTLNELEEMDSSTRFATNAGVELSPLDLLRIGAASHDFIGVVDDKKFPLELGRCKRSASLYQKIALAASELVCTHPGCDRPWVECDVHHLHAWAAGGATDLKNLTLLCRRHHADNNDRRDGFRNMGHAERDPITRRVGYRPAGSERIHFNDSPAAHKAPAHKLSA
- a CDS encoding M1 family metallopeptidase: MKLLSTALSHIASTAGQLSEQRDSYTGVAFNLGYEVTHYDLDLTYRVEPNLLQGEAVLHIRVLDGVDKLTLDLGGAMVARRITAKGAPRVAKFRQSVGKLRLIFADTIAAGTEFELHIRYGGSPRPIRTPWGELGWEETESGSLVASQPNGAPSWFPCDDTPSEKTTFDIKITADNPFRVISNGKLVSRKSASGSMTCWHYRTEHPTATYLVTVQVGEFSEVRLGDDVRAWVPPALKMPVQVVFAQQQEMLDFFSSCFGAYPFDEYQVVITEDELEIPLEAQGLSIFGSNHVSPTFERLIAHELSHQWFGNAVGLSEWKDIWLNEGFACYCEWLWMEHAHGRAVHESARSHYNVLARKAQDVILADPGTQDMFDDRVYKRGALTVHAVRVLLGDAAFFDAVRSYLAEGRHGVVTPEDLLSKLRERAEDTAALDGLLEQWLEQEQLPHFPA
- the rfbA gene encoding glucose-1-phosphate thymidylyltransferase RfbA; protein product: MKGIILAGGSGTRLYPITKGISKQLMPIYDKPMVYYPLSTLIQAGIREILIITTPDDSASFERLLGDGSQLGLMLSYAVQPRPEGLAQAFLIAEDFIGDDSVALVLGDNIFEGHGFATALGQCRDPEGGIIFAYEVSDPQRYGVVEFDAAGNALSIEEKPAQPKSNHAVVGLYFYDNSVVDIAKGIRPSARGELEITAVNEEYLRRGKLRVQRMQRGDVWLDTGTVDSMSEASAYVEVMQKRTGTVIGSPEVAAYREGFISRPALAALAEPLMKSGYGSYLLASARED